CCGTGGAAGGCGGAGTGACGGCCCGAGATTGCTGATTTACTATCGTAAATTCGCCGCGTCCCGAGACTTACATATCAACAGTCAAGTGATTTGATGGTTGTCCACCGATAGTAAAGCGGAGATGAACGACACGGTGCGGGTAACAGGGCAACGGGCGCGGCGACCGGTCAGCGAACTTCTCGTACACGCACTCGCGAAGTGGGGTCGGGTAGCCCCACACGAACTCGACGTGTGCATTTACGATTACGTCGACCCGGAGGCGCTCGACCAGTTGTTTACGCCACCGCGTGTTGGCCTCCCTCGACGAGGAACGGTGACGGTTCCACTGGAAACCGTCGTCGCCACCATCGACGTTGGGCGCGACGATGCCGTCGAGATAACTATCGAGCCGCAGGTGTCGGAGACGGGCGCGTACACGCACTCGACAGTAGCGGGCAACAGTGACTGAACAGGGCGTGACGACACACCGTGGTCGCGTCGATGACAGCCGTGGGAGTACTATGGAATACGACAACATACAGAAACGAGAGACACACGAACTGATTTACACCGAATACGAGGACGAGTTTCGCTCGGTCGCCGTCATCGAGGACCCGGAGTTGCTCGATGCCTGGCTCCTCTCGACACACTACGTCCCGATAGAGCAGTGAACTGACGCTCCATTTTCGCGAATCCTGCGTCAGTAGTAGCTCCCGCCATCGGTCGTCGTCGTCCCGTTCGTCTGCCGGACTGGCGTTCCGTCGGGACGGAGAACCCACCAAACGTCGTTTACCCCCTGCCCGTTCGCATCACCGGGGTTCTCGTCGGGGGCAAAGTAGTAGAGTGGCCATCCGGCGGCGGCGACCTGCGTCGATCCCTCCCCCCGGTCGAACGTGGTGAGGGCCGCGCTGACGGCTGGCGCTTTCGTCGGTGATTCGCTCACGGTAAGCGGCGGCCACGTCTCTGCACACGACCCGCTGCAAGTGCTTGAGGGGTCACCCTCGGTATCGCTGTCGAACATGTAGAGCGTCATTCCCTCCGGACCGACGAGAATGTCGCCGAGGTCCGGATGGGAAGCGACCTGCACGGTTTCTTCGGCGGTGCCGTCAGCGGTCGTCGTCGTGTCGGCCATCGTGGTGGGTTCGGCTGTCGTCGACTGAGTCGTCGTCTCGCCACCACCTGACCCGCCGACACAGCCGGCGAGCGCGCTCGATGCGGCGACAGTGAGAAACAGGCGTCGTGAGAGTACCATGTCTAGAACGGCGACGATTCGTGCAAAGAACGTTGTCCGAATTTCGTCCAAAATTCGTCCAATCTTCACGCCCAGGTGATACGTGCGAGGTAGGCGAGGGCCACCAGTTCGAGGCCACACAGCAGCGTCATGCCCACCTGCACGTCGGTTCCCGCGTTGGTGAACCAACCGATGAAATCGGGGTGGACGAGGTAGAAGGAGAGCCAGAGGAGGTTCTCGACGAAGAGGAAGGCCGCAAACACGAGCAACCCACGGGTGTGGTCTGCGCCGTGACGCCGGAAGTTTCGGAGCCAGACCGAGCCGAGGACTACCAACAGGAGAATGTTCACGGCGGCGGCGACGCGGGCCGCCTCAAGCCAGATGCTCATCGCTTCCTCGTAGGGGTGTCGTAACCATAGGTGCTGTCCAAAATTCGTCCGAACTCATGGGTCCTCCGTGTCCACCACGGCGAGTACCTCCTCTACGACCGTCCAGTTCGATTTGAGCTGGTCGGTAAACAGGTAGACGGCGGCATAGTCGTCGTCGGTTCGTCTGACGACGTTGTTCTTCAACAATACGTCCAGATGGTGGCGAATCGTCGTGTAGTCGAGGTCGAGGGCCGTCGCGAGTTGGTTCGCGTTTCGAGGGCGCTCTGCAATCGCTTTGACGATACGCACGCGCGTCGGGCCGCCCCGAGAACTCGCGAGTACGTACCAGAGAACGCCCTCCATTGATACTGCTGTTTTTCCGATTACTCCTTAAATCCGCGTGCGAGCATCGACGACCCCGCCCGGACGCGGTCACCCTGCTCGACGGTGAGCATCTCTTCTATAACGTCTGGCGGCAAGAGCACGTCCGCCCGACTGCCGAAGGAGATGTGCCCGATGCGGTCGCCTTTCTCGACGGTGTCGCCTACCTCCACGTAGGGGTGGATGCGCCGGGCGAACCAGCCGGCGATGAGGACGACGGTGTAGTCCTCGAACTCGATGTGGAGCTGTTCGTTGTTGTCCGATTCCTTCGAGAAGGCGAGTTTGTAGCCACCTGGCTTGTGCGTGACCGACTGGACGGTTCCGGCGAGCGGAGCGCGATTGACGTGGACGTCACGGGCGCTCATGTACGTGCCAACGCGGACCTGGTCGCCCTCGCGGCGGATGACCGACACCTTGCCGTCGGCGGGGGCGGCCACGCCCGTCTCGACGATGTCGCGCTCTGGGTCGCGGTAGAACAGCAGGACGGAACCGGAGAGCAGGAGGCCAAAGAGCGCCCCGATGGGAGAGAAGATGGTGGCCGCGAGGCCCGCGAGGAACGCGACGACGGCGAACTTGAGTCCGTCGGGGGCGAGTCCAGGAGTCATACGAGCGAATTGCGTCGCGGTCGGTATCAAAGCCGTGTTTCGGCCCGGGAATCACGCCGGGAAGAAGTCCGGGACTTGTTTGCGGATGGCAGTGTAGACCACCGAGAGCGCGATATTGACGATGAGCAGGTAGAACAGCGCCCCCGTCGCGACGACAAAGGCGGGTATCGAGAACAGGATGCAGAGTGCAAGGTCCTCGGGTGAGCCGTCGTACCTGACTCCGCGGGTAGGGGGAATCCAGCGGTCTGCGGGATGGAGAAACACGGCTCGCGTCGAGGGGCCTTCCCACGGGTGGGCCTCCGCGCCGCCGCCGAAGATGTCCGAAATCGAGTGTACCCACGCAAACGCGAGGAAGGTGAACAGGCCAACGACGAGTTGCGAGGGGGCGAGGATGACCAGCACCGCGAGCGGGAGCGCGGCGACGCCGAAGTAGACTGGGTAGTGGAGCGTCTTTCGGTGTTCGAACACGACGTCGAAGTCCGGGAAAATGCTCGCCACGACGGCGACGCCGAGGACGAGCGTGGTGTAATCGGGGAGGAGGGCGGCGAGGCCGTACGCGAGCGACAGGCCGAGCGCGATGTGGGTCGTCGTCATCATCGAAGCGTCTACCGGGTGTAGGGCAGCGAGCGACAAAGCAGTTCGTTCGGTCAGTCGTCAGACTGCGACCGGTTAGTCTGTGAGATGGTCCGGGCGACTTCAGAGCGGTGGACTTCGACGGTGCGGGTCTCGCCCTCCGTCGTTATTTCGACGGTCACCATGTCGCCGGGCCTGTTGCGCGTCTTGAACGTCGCGACGGCGACGAACACGTAGGCGAACGCGATGATGGTCCCGAGGAAGTAGAGGCCGACGACGGCCAGTGTGAGGTCGGGATTGCCCGTCGTCGCGCCGTTCCACCAGTAGGGATAGGCGAACTGGAACAGGGCGACGCCGACGAACGCGAGCATACTCCCGCCAAGGACGCCACGCAGCGCCCCCTTCTCGGTCGGGAGGGCGATAACGACGCCGAGCAACAGCGCGGGAATCGCCACGCCCGCGAGGACGCCCGCGAGTTTTCGGGCCTCAAACACGCTCCAGCCGAACGACTCGAAGACCGACGTCGTCGCCATCGCGATGGCCGAGAGGAGGCCGACGGTTCCGGCCACGAGAAAGAGGACGCCGAGGAGCAGTCGGCGCGTGTTCCCCTCCGACTGCTCGCGCTTGCTGTAGGCGTCTGCGATGCTCTCCATACGGCTTCGTACACGCGAGAGAACAATAATGACACGTCAGACGCACGTCAGACAGCTGGCGAGGCGCGGGCTGTGACCACCTATTTTCGACAATCGTTGAATGGTAGTTTTATTATCGTCGAAATGCGAGTGGCTGCAATGAGTTCGAATCACGCTGCCGTCGCACCGAATCGTCGCCCACTGCCCGCGCAGTTGGCCTCACCGCGAGCGAAACTCGTCTATCTTTACCTCCGAACCGAGCAGGAAGCGACGATAGACGACCTCCACGAGGCGCTCGGCATGGCGCACATCTCGCTGTATCCGATTCTCAGAAAGCTCGCCAGTCGGGGCTTCGTCGAGGCGGAGGGCGACCGATATCGACTGTGCGAGTAACTACCGGCGCGTCACCCGAACCCGAATCCCGCCCTTCGGGCGCAGCGTAATCGCCGGGTCGAGTTCGAGCGGTTTTGTCGAGACGGCTTCGACGTCGAACTGTTGGAGAATCGTCCCGAGGACGAACTTCGCTTCGAGCATGGCAAACCGGTCGCCGATGCACCGCCGCGGCCCGCCGCCGAACGGGAAGTAGGCG
This sequence is a window from Haladaptatus sp. QDMS2. Protein-coding genes within it:
- a CDS encoding HalOD1 output domain-containing protein is translated as MNDTVRVTGQRARRPVSELLVHALAKWGRVAPHELDVCIYDYVDPEALDQLFTPPRVGLPRRGTVTVPLETVVATIDVGRDDAVEITIEPQVSETGAYTHSTVAGNSD
- a CDS encoding winged helix-turn-helix domain-containing protein; the encoded protein is MEGVLWYVLASSRGGPTRVRIVKAIAERPRNANQLATALDLDYTTIRHHLDVLLKNNVVRRTDDDYAAVYLFTDQLKSNWTVVEEVLAVVDTEDP
- a CDS encoding protein sorting system archaetidylserine decarboxylase produces the protein MTPGLAPDGLKFAVVAFLAGLAATIFSPIGALFGLLLSGSVLLFYRDPERDIVETGVAAPADGKVSVIRREGDQVRVGTYMSARDVHVNRAPLAGTVQSVTHKPGGYKLAFSKESDNNEQLHIEFEDYTVVLIAGWFARRIHPYVEVGDTVEKGDRIGHISFGSRADVLLPPDVIEEMLTVEQGDRVRAGSSMLARGFKE
- a CDS encoding metal-dependent hydrolase, with amino-acid sequence MMTTTHIALGLSLAYGLAALLPDYTTLVLGVAVVASIFPDFDVVFEHRKTLHYPVYFGVAALPLAVLVILAPSQLVVGLFTFLAFAWVHSISDIFGGGAEAHPWEGPSTRAVFLHPADRWIPPTRGVRYDGSPEDLALCILFSIPAFVVATGALFYLLIVNIALSVVYTAIRKQVPDFFPA
- a CDS encoding helix-turn-helix domain-containing protein, with the protein product MSSNHAAVAPNRRPLPAQLASPRAKLVYLYLRTEQEATIDDLHEALGMAHISLYPILRKLASRGFVEAEGDRYRLCE